CCGTTGAGGCGTTTTTTCAAGTTGAACATGAATCCGATGGTACGTTCCACGTCAGAAGCGGTTCCCTGGGCGCCGCCGGAAACCTGGTGGATCATCACATGGGAATTCGGCAGGCAGAAGCGTTTGCCGGGCGTGCCGGCCGCCAGCAGGACGGAACCCATGGAAGCGGCGATGCCCAGGCAATACGTATTCACGTCGCAGGAAACGAACTGCATCGTGTCGTAAATGGCCAGGCCCGCGGTGACGGAGCCGCCCGGGGAATTGATATACACGTGGATATCCTTCTTGGGATCGGCCATCTGGAGGAACAGAAGCTGGGCGATCACAGAATTCGCCACGTCGTCGTCAATGGCGGAGCCGATGAAAATGACGCGGTCCTTGAGAAGGCGGGAATAAATGTCAAAGGCGCGTTCTCCGCGGCCGTCCTGTTCCACCACCATGGGAACGTAATAGGACTTCACGGTTTCCGGGTTGGAAGAGTGGGGTTGAAACATATGATTGTTGCAGGTTCGATGTTTTATATTCGATATAGTTCCCCTTCTGGCGGATACAAAACGGGGGAGTCGGGCATTCGCTCCAACTCCCCCTGGTAAGGTTTCTTGTGCAGAGGAGGGTTATTGCTCGTCTACGGTTACTTTGGCTTCTTTCGTCAGGAAGTCCAGAACCTTGGCTGTCAGCAGGCTCATTCTGATGCCGTGCACGCGGCCTTCCCGCTGGATTTCCCGGATATAAGCCTTGAGCGCCTTTTTCTGCTGGCGGGCCTGACGTGCCACTTCATTATAGAGTTCCATTTCCGTGACGGAGATCTTTTCCACCTGCGCCACTTCCTGGAGCATGAAGAAAACCTTCAGGTTGCGCCGGGCTTCGTTTCTGGCTTCCTCGCGGGCGTCTTCCACAAACTTGTCCATGTCGGCCGGGGGATTGCCGCTGTACATGGCCTGCTGGAGCTTCTGCTGGAGGATGCCGTACACTTCCCGTTCCACGACGGCTTCCGGCAGGTTGAAATCAAGCATGTCGGCCAGCTTTTCCGTGATCTGGTCGGCTTTGGCTTCGTCGATCTGGAGGGTCTTGCGCTGGGCGATATTTTCCTTCACGGCGGCCTTGAGTTCTTCCAACGTCTTGCCGGGCAGCACCTTGGCGGCGAATTCGTCGTCAATGGCCGGGAGCTCCTTCTCGCGCACTTCCTTCACGGTGGTGTGGAAAACAAGATCCTTGCCGCGCAATTCCGCAATCGGGAAAGTATCCGGAATGACCACGGTGATATCCTTGCTGTTACCGGCCTTCAATCCTTCCAGGGCGGAGGCGAAGCCGGGCAGGAACTGGTCGTCTTCCACCTTCATCCACTGGTTTTCGCGGCCTTCC
This genomic stretch from Akkermansia biwaensis harbors:
- a CDS encoding ATP-dependent Clp protease proteolytic subunit, encoding MFQPHSSNPETVKSYYVPMVVEQDGRGERAFDIYSRLLKDRVIFIGSAIDDDVANSVIAQLLFLQMADPKKDIHVYINSPGGSVTAGLAIYDTMQFVSCDVNTYCLGIAASMGSVLLAAGTPGKRFCLPNSHVMIHQVSGGAQGTASDVERTIGFMFNLKKRLNGILAKHTGKTEKQIEKDADRDNYMTAEEAAAYGLVDKVLTHHEDGQENKKKGKA
- the tig gene encoding trigger factor — translated: MEINVDIQPDCTATLKASIPAETTAARRASIVDSYAGKAKLPGFRPGKTPKSIIEKRFKKEIEEELLDTLFETACSTALEQNPKLKVLNFGKPEQSIDEQGNYTATSTMTVVPEFELPEYKGIEVKVPSSEVTEADVEESLNSLAEQIAEFVPVDRAAKMDDVAIIDFKTTLEDKPVAEAVGKPVGFLEGRENQWMKVEDDQFLPGFASALEGLKAGNSKDITVVIPDTFPIAELRGKDLVFHTTVKEVREKELPAIDDEFAAKVLPGKTLEELKAAVKENIAQRKTLQIDEAKADQITEKLADMLDFNLPEAVVEREVYGILQQKLQQAMYSGNPPADMDKFVEDAREEARNEARRNLKVFFMLQEVAQVEKISVTEMELYNEVARQARQQKKALKAYIREIQREGRVHGIRMSLLTAKVLDFLTKEAKVTVDEQ